Part of the Ornithinimicrobium flavum genome, GTCAACAGAAGGTCAACATTGGGCGCGTGCTGTCTGATCGTCGGTGAGGGTCCAGAGCGAGAGCGACTGGAGACGCAAGCCGCCGCGGCAGGAGTCGACCTCTATCTTCCAGGCGCGATTTATTCAGTCGACGCACTCGAAGAGGTCTACCGTCGAATCGACGTGACCCTCGTACCGGTAGCTGCTGGGTTGACGGTCTTGCAGAGTTTGAACGCAGGCACCCCTGTAGTCACGGTAGCCGACGCCTATCGCCAAATGCCCGAGTTTGAGGCCATAATTGATGGTCGCACCGGCACTCTGACGTCCGACCTGGATCCGCGTGAGTTTGCCATTGCGAGCTTATTTTGGCTGAGGCAGATTGGGCAATACGGGGAGTCGATTGCGAACGAGATTCGGGCCCTCACTAACTCTCGATGGTCCCCCACTGCGCAAGCAGACGCAATTGTGAAGGCGGTTAATTTCGCAGTCATCACACCTGGCTTTGGACAGGTAGTGCGTCGTCACGTGGCCCGACGCCGCTGACCTGCGGTCGTCCTGCTTCTGGTTATATGATTTCATTGCGCCAATCGGGGTCTTGCCAGTTGCGGTGGAGGGGAGAGAGAGGTGGCGTGGGGGGAGGACGCGGGCCGTGGAGTCGTCCGAGGATGCTGGCCTGGCTGGCCCTAAGCGGGCCCGGCCCGAAAGGTCCCTCGAAGTTGACCCCGGCCAAGGTCGCCGAGATCCGGTCCCGCCGGAAGGCGAAGGCCTCGTTTGGGGGCTCTTCGAACTCCACCGACGGATCGCCCGAGGACTGACCAACTTCGAGAACTACCGCCTCCGCATGCTCCTCATCGGCGGAGGGCTGAAACTATGACCCCACCCTCAAAGACGAAGAGCCCGTTTATGAAGCAGGTGGCCCGCGCCTACCCAGAGGGCGAGCTGCACCTGGTGATGGACAACCGCGCCGCCCACAAGAAGGCCGAGGTCCGGGTCTGGCTGGACAAGAACCCTCGCATCCACGTGCACCACACCCCGACCTCTGGCTCCTGGCTCAACCTGGTCGAGGTCTGGTTCTCCATCATCGAACGCCAGGCGATCCACCGCGGCAGCTTCGGCTCGGTCAAGGACCTCAACGCCAAGATCCGCGCCTTCATCGACGGCTGGAACGACCGATGCCACCCCTTCGTCTGGACCAAGACCCCAGACGAGATCCTCAAGAAGGCGAACCGTCAAGCAACTTCAAACGCGGGCCACTAGGAACGCTAGTTCTGGCTCGTCAGGAGCCTCGCCGGCCTACGCCCCTCAAACGGACAAGCCGGTTCCGCCCTGATAACTGAGAGCAAAAGCGTCACGCTGCTTAGGCCGACAAACGCCCCACTCGGCTCAATAATGGTGTACGCCGCAAGGGCTGCGAGTACTCCGATGTTCAGGGTCGGGCGGTCCCGAACAAGCTCCCGAAGAAGTGCTGCTACGAGGAACGCCCCGGCGATAAAGGCGACGGCCCCCCCAGCGACCCCGAACGACAACGGTGCGAAGTGGGGAGTCCCTCCGTACTCTAGCGCGAACGCAGTGGTGCCGTTTGCCAAGAACCCATCGAACGTTGCTGCCAGGGCATACGCATTCAACTCAACCCTGCCTGTTGAGAATCCGTGGGGCCCCGTCTGCACCAACCGGTCCAACGTGCTCAGCGCCAGGCCCTGCCGTGCCAACCACCACACTATGGCTAGAGCAGCCGCTGCGGCCATAAGCGCGTGGCGCGCCCGCAACCGTCCGCGCAGCAACAGCCATGAGCAAGCTAGGACCAACATCGCCAGCCCTACCCGGCCACCCGACAGCAGCAGACCGGCAATACAGATCCCCGTGCCCGCAGCATTTAACAGCCGTCCTCGCCGCTCGATGGCCGCTAGCACGCCCAATACGAGGGCTGCCATCCCTAGGTCGCTTGCAACTTTCGTGGCGGACGGGCCCAAGCCGGTCAGCCTCATCACCCCGGCATCAGAGACGGGAACCAAGGCAACTGCAGGCCCGAGCCCGGCCGCGGTGGCGATGAGCACGAGGGCACTTATAACCGCGCCGGTAGCGAAACCTGTCAAGACGGACCGCGGATTAGGGAGCCGATGAAGTGCAAACCAGGCACAGGCGACGGCCAGGAGCATGGTCACGCCGCTTCGGGTGTCCAGAGGGTCCGGCCTGGCATACCCGACGACGGTGAGCCACACGCCTAGACCCAGCAGGGTCAATGCCCACGGTCTCGCGAAACGCCACGGAGCCGCTGTTGGGAGGTGCAATGCCCTGACACCGATGGCAACGGCTAGCCCGTAGCGCACTAAATCAAACAGCACGGGAGGGAGCGTTCCGACGGAGTAAATGGGGAAGAGCGCCGCCCAAACGAACACCACTCCCGCCAGCCTGTAGGTGCCGGCAAACAAGAGCAACGCGAGCGCGCCACAGGCCGCCATCATCACATCCGCAATCACACCACCACCCTACCGACTGACGCATCCTTTGGCGACGTAGGGTTGACCTCCTCGCCAACGCCTGCCGGAACTCGCGCACCAGAATTTAGCAAACTCGCGGGACGCGATTCAGTTCCTGCCATCCCCCACCGAGGCAGCGCAGGTGCCCCAGCGGTCCCCTTGGGCGCCTGCACCGGCTTCTCCAAGATCATACTCGCCATCGTCTTTGAGCCAAGATGTGCAAAGCCATAACGTGCAAAGCCGACGCCGCCACTATAGCGATGCCGAGCCCTGTTGGACCAGCACCCATGACTAAGACAACAGAGCCGAGGTGCAGAGGACTGCTGATCAGGCGAACCCTGACCAACGCCCGTGCATTATCCATAGCTACAAACAGTGAACTATACACCTCTCCAAGTGCAACAATGCCCGCTAGTGCGATGAACCCAGCAAACAAGGGCGAGGACCCGTCAAACTCTTCACCCAAGAAGGTTGGAATCGCTAGCCCAAGGAATGGCGCCACTACCCCCAGCCCCCCAGCGAGCAGCAACGTGTAGCGCCGGGCCCTTCTAAAAAGCTGAGACCGTTGGGCTGGCAACACCGTCGCCAGCTTGGGCGCTAGCAACGTAACGGCCGACGATGTCAGCAAACTCAGGGGCGCCAGCGTTCGGGATGCCGCGGCATACCAGCCCGCCAAATTAGCAGGACCAAGCAGTGCAAGAATAAAGACGTCCAGGCCATTGACTCCCGATAGCAGCGAAGAGTACCAGTACGGTCGTGACTTCCTGACTTCCGCTACAAGGCCGCGTGGCGCCCCCAATGTGGGAAGGCAAACTGCCAAGCTCACGATGACGGCGCACGAAACGCCGAGCATCAACCCGGCGGGAGCAGCATCGACGGCATTCCCGCCAACCCATCCAAGCAAGGGTGTCAGGCGCCTAAATCCCATAACTATCTCAGCGCGTGAATGTAGCTGCCTACCCAGAAGGACGGCCAATGTGGCCTCTACCAATAGATCGCCCACCACTAAGGCAGTTGCCATAACGGTTAACGTCCAGCTTGCCTCGAAAACGGTGATTGAGACCGCCACTAGGACGATCCCTAGGGGCATTGATAGAAGTGTTTGAGCCGCCAACAGAGTCGACGCGCTCGAGTCTGCGTCTCGTTCTGAAGCAAGCCGTAGCGCTCGCGTCGGCATCCCCAGGTTGAACACCCGTGAAAGGTAGGCCCCAAGAGCGAGAATAGCACCGAAGATTCCAAACGTGACCGCTCCCATGTCGAGCAGGAGAAGGAGGATTAGAATGCCTTGCATGACGGACCCGAGTATCCGAACAAGGACCTGGCGAAAGAGCAGCCACCGGAGGCGCTTCACGCGGGCTCCGCCTCTATCCCTCAGCGCCCCGAAGCCCGATGGGCATGGCGGCCCCATTACGGCATTCAACTTCGGAGTCTCCACAGGGCTCACGTGATGTGCTCATCTGGGTCGAGATGATTGGGGAACCAACGGGCCGGATTGAATAATGCAAGTCGTCGAAATCGCGTGGTGATTTTTCACGCAACTCCTCTACCCACCCTCGGAGCGACACAGGCGCTGATTGCAAGAAGCAAGGGATATCAAAACCGGACGGTCTTGCGACAGGCGCGGTTCCGAGTTTCAGGAGCATTTCAGCTGAAGCGGGTTTGATCGATGAAGTTACTTCCCGCAGGAGCGTTTCCTCAGAAGCCCCAATTGCTTGATTATTCAATGCCCTCAGGAAGCCCGAGATCGCGCAGGGCCGAGGTAGTAAAGTATCGCATATATCCCCCTTCGGGTGTAAATGTCAATTCTCCGAGAAGCACCCTCCCGTCAGGAAGGCAGTACATATCGACTCGAACTTGCGTAAAGCGCTTAGCAATCGATTGAGCGACTTGAAGCATCTCTTCGAGTTTGGGCGGAGGTAGATACTCTCGTTGAGAGAGTTTGTGCGGCTTAATACCAGGCAATTGCTCCCAGGTTGGGCTGAACAGGGCCAGTTTAGTTCCTTTATCTCGTTCTGCGCAGACTAGTATGGCTCTGACCTCACCGCCCGACGTCATGAACTTGTAATCGATCGGCCTGCCCCCTCCCCTGGTGTCCTCGATGAGTTCCTCCGCGTAACACATGCGCTCGATGCCTGCATATTGCGGTTCCATGGGCCCGAGTCGCGAATCGTACTCGAATTCCAGTTGGCGGAGAGCATCCTCCTTTTTCATCGCAGCCTTGTCCCAGCAAATAACGTGGTTGCCTGAACCGTGATTTGTTTTCAGGACAAATCGATTGGGAAGATTCTCCCAGTCGATTGCTTCAACATTGGCCCATCGGCCATAGATTTCAGGGAGATACCGAGAAAGCCCAAATTGGGCAAAGTATTCTCGCACCTTCAATTTGTCGACCAGATCTGTATAAGAATTCACCTTGCCGGATAAGATCTCGGACAAAACCAGTTCGCTGAGATTCTGCGGCCGGGACAAGTTCGGAAATCGCCCTCGGTGGCGCCAGTATATTAGGTTGACGCACATTCGTGGCGAGAGCGACCAGAGTATCCTCTCTCCTTTTGATTTCAGGTACAATACTGCGCCCATGCGGCCCCTCCTGTAAGAAGCAATCAAACTACGCTTAATCAGACCCTATCGGTGGCGCTCGCCTGCTCCAGAGAGGTCTTCACCGTCCCTGATGGCAATCCGGTCAGCCTGCTCACGTGGTCCATTGCTTGGTAGCTGGCCGGAGGAGTTCGCGCTGGGCATGCCTACAGGCGCCGCCGCTGAAAAGCTCCGGTGCTGCGTTGCCGATGTAACACTACCTCGTACTCGCGCGCGAGTTGGCAACGAGTGGGAACGTTCTACCGATCGGCGGCTCTTCGTCCTGGGTCGGGTGAGGGCGGCGCGTTGAAGCGCTGCTTGAGGGGTGGGACGCAGGGCCTCGGCAAAGTCGGTCGGTGGGGCGCTGACCTGCGAGGACGTCGCGGCGTGTCGTGAGTGACGGGTGTGGCCCGTGTGACTTGATAGGAGTTCTCACACCGCCGATCACGCCGAGGACCACACCCGTCGATGTTGACGGGTGTGGTCGTCATCTTCGCTTACCACCCCCGCACTGTCACAACGCCCCGGTTGGGCCGGCCTGCTGGCCTCGTTGACCTCGATGCCTGACCCGCGCGATCGGCGGGGCGTGCGGCACGCCCTGCCGGTGATACTGGCGCTGAAGATCTCCGCGGTGCTGGCCGGGGCCCGCTCCTTCACGGCGATCGGTGAGTGGATCGCCGTGAAGGACGAGGCCGCCCCGGCCGCGCTCGGGGCGGTCGGGGCGCAGCGACCTTCTGAATCAGCGGTCCGGCGGCTGCTAAGCCTCGATCCACCGATGAGCCGGTGAGCCTGCATAGGCGTTGGGGGACGCACGAGTGAGAATGACAAGTCCATTTGGCCCCACTGTGCAGCTTGGAATCCAGTGAACGTCGCAACACCGAGCGAGGTGGAGGACGTCATGCAGGAGCAGCCAGCAGGTCGTAAGGTACCGGGCCCGTCGCCGTTGACGCGGCTTGATAGGAGCCTGCTCCGGGCTGGATTGGGGCGTGCCCGCCGCACCCGGCGACCAGGACGCCCATCCCAGTATCGAGCAGAAGGACCACGGCCATGGTGATGATCGACACCGACTCCCAAAAGCGCACCTACACCTTCGTCGCCGTCGACGACATCGGCCGGCGCCTGGGTGAGTGCACCCTGCGCGCCAACACAGACGGGCACCTGCAGCTGCTGACCTGGGCCGCCCGCTTCGGCGAGGTGACCTTTGCCCTCGAGGACTGCCGCCACCTCACCCGACGGCTGGAAGGCGACCTGCTGCGCGCCGGGCAGCGGGTGGTGCGGGCCCCAACGCGGTTGATGGCCGGGGCACGCCGCGGGGCGTGCACACCGGGCAAGTCCGACCCACCGACGCCGAGGCCGTCGCCCTCGCAGCGCTGCGGTACCCCGACCTGCCCGTCGCCGAGCTCGACGGCCCCGCCCGGCAGGTCAAGTTGCTGTCGGACTACCGCCGTGACCTGGTCATGCAACGCAGCCGCGCGTGCTGCCAGCTGCGCTGGCACCTGCACGAGCTGGACCCCGACCTGGCACTGCCCTCCCGCAGCCTGCCACAGGCCAACACCCGGACCCGCGTCCAGGACTTCCTCGACACGCAAGAGGGCATCGTCGTGCGCCTGGCGCGCAAGCTCCTGGTCCGGATCGCAGACCTGAGCCAGGAGATCAAGGACATCGAAAAGGAGCTGAAGACCCTCGTGCACCCCAGGCGTCGACCCAGCTGTCGCTGCCCGGCTGCGGCCTGCTGTCCGCAGCCGTCATCATCGGAGAGACAGCCGGCGTGCACCGGTTCCGGGACAAGGATGTATCGCCCCGGGTCTGATGGAGGCTCTCATCACACGGAAGGATGAGAGTCATGGGAGCACCACGTAAGTACAGCCAGGAGCTGCAGGAGCGGGCCACCAGGATGGCGGTGGAGGCCCGCCGGGACCCGGACCGTTCGCGCGGCGCGATCGCGCGGATCGCCGGCCAGCTGGACGTCCATCCCGAGGCGCTGCGCAACTGGGTCCGGCAGGCCGAGATCGACGGCGGGCAGCGGGCGGGCACGACGACCGAGGACGCCGCCCGCATTCTCGAGCTCGAGAAGGAAAACGCTGAGCTGAGACGCGCGAACACGATTCGGCGGCGCGGAACTCACTCGACATGTCGAGCGCGACGATCTGCACGCGCCGGCGCCACCACCGCGGCCGCGCCCCGAGCCAGGAGGTGACGACCTTGCCGCGGCGGCCGTCAACGACGTCCAGGATCGCCGTCCTCCAGGTCGGTGAACACGATCGACCACGGCTCGACCCGCTTCACAGCGTGGGTGTCCGGGTCGCGCAGGTAGCGCACGGTCCGGAACCGGTGCTCGTCGGTCCCGAGGCGCTTGACGTGCCGGCGGTCGACACCGGTGTGAAGGTCCAGGGTGGTGGTCAGCATCCGCATCACCGTCGGCCACGACAGACTCGCCTGGTGGGCGACGCGGGAGACCGCGCGCGGCTCGGCCCGGCAGGCGCTGATCACCTGCTCTGCGAGCCGGGTCGTGACCCGGGCCCGGGCCGGCAGCTGCTCACGGCAGGCGTAGCGGCGCTTGCGCACGACGACGTCGAGGCGCCCGCCGCCGCAGGCGACGTCCTTGACGTGCTGGGTCGGGCGGGCCTGGACCCGCGAGGACAGCACCCCGCAGGACGGGTGTCAGCGGCGCTTGAAGACTAGGCAGTAACGGCGCTCGAAAAGTGGACACCCCAACCACGATTGGAGAGTGATCACTATGGAGGACTGGGCGCTGATTCGTAGGCTGGCCCGTGAGGGTGTGCCGAAGGCTGCGATCGTCAGGAAGCTGGGCATCTCGAGGACCACGGTCGACAAGGCCATCGCCTCGCAGGGGCCGCCGAAGTACGAGCGGGCGAGCGGCCCGACGTCGTTCACGCCGTTCGAGGAACGGGTGCGGGCGATGCTCGCGGAGACCCCGGACATGCCGGCGACGGTGCTCGCCGAGCGGGTCGGGTGGACCGGCTCGATCCGCTGGTTCCGGGACAACGTGAACCGGGTCCGGGTCGACCACCGCCCGATCGACCCGGCGGACCGGTTGACGTGGTCGGCCGGCGACGTGGCGCAGTGCGACCTGTGGTTCCCGCCTCGTGAGATCTTGCTCGAGGACGGCTCGCGGGCGCTGCTGCCGGTGCTGGTGATGACGCTGGCGTACAGCCGGTTCATGCTCGTCCGGATGATCCCGACTCGCAAGACCCAGGACCTGCTGCTCGCGATGTGGGCGCTGCTGTCCGAGGTCGGCTGCGTGCCGCGTCGGTTGATCTGGGACAACGAGGCCGGGATCGGGTGCGGGAAGCTGACCGAGCCGGCCGCGGTGTTCGCCGGGACCCTGGCCACCAAGATCGTGCTGCTGCCGCCGCGGGATCCGGAGTCCAAGGGCGTGGTCGAGCGGCGCAACGGCTTCTTCGAGACCTCGTTCATGCCCGGGCGGCACTTCGAGTCCCCGGCGGACTTCAACGCCCAGTTCGCCGGCTGGCTGGGCACCGCGAACACCCGGGTGGTGCGCACGACCAAGGCCCGTCCGGTGGATCTGCTCACCGTCGACAAGGAGAAGATGACGCCGTTGCCGCCGGCGGTGCTGCACCTCGGTTGGCGCAACCACGTGCGCCTGGGCCGGGACTACTACGTGCGCGTCGACACCAGCGACTACTCGGTCCACCCCACCGCGATCGGTGCCCGGGTCGACGTGTCCGCCGACCTCGACACCGTCCGGGTTCGCCACGGTGGCCGGCTGGTCGCCGAGCACCCCCGCCGGTGGGCTCGCGGCATGACCGTCACCGACCCCGCCCACGTGACCGCGGCGGCCGAGTTGCGCCACGCCTACCAGCACCGCGACCCAGCGGCGGCCCCCGGTGAGGACGAGGGGTTGGTGCGGGACTTGGGTGACTACGACCGCGCCTTCGGCCTCGACAGCCTGGCAGGAGGCTCGCTGTGAGCACCAAGACGACGCCGGCGGCTGACACGCTGAAGCAGATCACCCACCTCGCGGCCGCGCTCAAAGCACCTCGCATCACCCAGGCCGCGGCCCGGCTGGCCGAGCACGCCCGCGACGCCGGGTGGACCCACGAGGACTACCTCGCCGCCGTCCTCGAACGCGAGGTCGCCGCCCGCAACGCCTCGGGCGCCCAGCTGCGCATCCGCGCCTCCGGGCTCCCCGCGGGCAAGACCCTGGAGGACTTCGATTTCGACCACCAACCCGCCGCCCGCACCCCGCTCCAGGCCCTGGCCTCCGGGGCCTGGCTGGCCGAGCACCGCAACGTCGTCCTGCTCGGCCCACCGGGCACCGGCAAGACACATCTGGCCGCCGCCTTGGCCGTCACCGCCGCCCGGCAGGGCCACCGGGTGCTGTTCGCGACCGCGAGCGAGTGGGTGACCCGCCTGTCCGAGGCTCACCAGCGCGGCCGCCTCGAGGCAGAGCTGGCCCGGCTGCGCCGCTATGCGTTGATCGCCGTGGACGAGGTCGGATACCTGCCGTTCGAGCAGGACGCAGCGAACCTGTTCTTCCAGCTCGTCTCCTCCCGCTACGAGCACGCTTCGCTCATCCTGACGTCCAACCTGCCGTTCAGCTCCTGGGCCCGCGTCTTCGGCGACCAGGTCGTCGCCGCCGCGATGATCGACCGCATCGTCCACCACGCCGACGTCATCGCCCTCAAAGGCGCGTCCTACCGGCTCCGCGACCGAGGCATCGACCCCCTGCCCAGCATCAAGGCCGAGCAGGGAGCACTAGACTAAAACTGTCCACTTTTCGGCCGCCGAAACTGTCCAGTTTTCGAGCGCCGTCGACAACGGGCAGGCGCCCTCCGTCGCGACTGTCTCGATGAGCACCTGCCGCGGCTGGTCGCCGGCGGCAGGGCTGGCCGAGACGACTCGGTAGCCGGGCAGGTTGAGCAGCATCGACGCCGCATCGACGTCGAACGTACGCTGGTGCACGCTCGCGGTCCTCGCTCATGAGCTGTCTAGACAACACCGATGCTGGCGCAGGGCCGCGAGCCCTACTTCAGGGCCCCCACCACGCTCCAAGTCATACAAGCCCACAAATTTGAGCCGCTCCGGGTTGGTCAGGTCGAACGGAT contains:
- a CDS encoding glycosyltransferase; translated protein: MFFYRLSDLLLLYGTTGQRIGVDLGFPRDRTRVVYNSHSSLSDAPSAALVPELLPPPDRPTIGAVLRLTRTKQLEAIIETVAEVNRRSTLGACCLIVGEGPERERLETQAAAAGVDLYLPGAIYSVDALEEVYRRIDVTLVPVAAGLTVLQSLNAGTPVVTVADAYRQMPEFEAIIDGRTGTLTSDLDPREFAIASLFWLRQIGQYGESIANEIRALTNSRWSPTAQADAIVKAVNFAVITPGFGQVVRRHVARRR
- a CDS encoding ATP-grasp fold amidoligase family protein, with the protein product MSRPQNLSELVLSEILSGKVNSYTDLVDKLKVREYFAQFGLSRYLPEIYGRWANVEAIDWENLPNRFVLKTNHGSGNHVICWDKAAMKKEDALRQLEFEYDSRLGPMEPQYAGIERMCYAEELIEDTRGGGRPIDYKFMTSGGEVRAILVCAERDKGTKLALFSPTWEQLPGIKPHKLSQREYLPPPKLEEMLQVAQSIAKRFTQVRVDMYCLPDGRVLLGELTFTPEGGYMRYFTTSALRDLGLPEGIE
- a CDS encoding transposase family protein; translation: MILALKISAVLAGARSFTAIGEWIAVKDEAAPAALGAVGAQRPSESAVRRLLSLDPPMSR
- a CDS encoding transposase; the protein is MAVEARRDPDRSRGAIARIAGQLDVHPEALRNWVRQAEIDGGQRAGTTTEDAARILELEKENAELRRANTIRRRGTHSTCRARRSARAGATTAAAPRARR
- the istA gene encoding IS21 family transposase; the protein is MEDWALIRRLAREGVPKAAIVRKLGISRTTVDKAIASQGPPKYERASGPTSFTPFEERVRAMLAETPDMPATVLAERVGWTGSIRWFRDNVNRVRVDHRPIDPADRLTWSAGDVAQCDLWFPPREILLEDGSRALLPVLVMTLAYSRFMLVRMIPTRKTQDLLLAMWALLSEVGCVPRRLIWDNEAGIGCGKLTEPAAVFAGTLATKIVLLPPRDPESKGVVERRNGFFETSFMPGRHFESPADFNAQFAGWLGTANTRVVRTTKARPVDLLTVDKEKMTPLPPAVLHLGWRNHVRLGRDYYVRVDTSDYSVHPTAIGARVDVSADLDTVRVRHGGRLVAEHPRRWARGMTVTDPAHVTAAAELRHAYQHRDPAAAPGEDEGLVRDLGDYDRAFGLDSLAGGSL
- the istB gene encoding IS21-like element helper ATPase IstB gives rise to the protein MSTKTTPAADTLKQITHLAAALKAPRITQAAARLAEHARDAGWTHEDYLAAVLEREVAARNASGAQLRIRASGLPAGKTLEDFDFDHQPAARTPLQALASGAWLAEHRNVVLLGPPGTGKTHLAAALAVTAARQGHRVLFATASEWVTRLSEAHQRGRLEAELARLRRYALIAVDEVGYLPFEQDAANLFFQLVSSRYEHASLILTSNLPFSSWARVFGDQVVAAAMIDRIVHHADVIALKGASYRLRDRGIDPLPSIKAEQGALD